The Brachionichthys hirsutus isolate HB-005 chromosome 8, CSIRO-AGI_Bhir_v1, whole genome shotgun sequence genome contains a region encoding:
- the cyb561d2 gene encoding transmembrane reductase CYB561D2, translating to MVHNKEAESEPWMYSYTRTAFAALTHFLCVGFTVFIAVLARPGSSLFSWHPFFMTLSFSFFMTEAILLFSPQGSPIKRFPHKTKGRVHWMLQSACVCCAVLGVAAIAYNKYLNDKPHFTSWHGLLGLLTVLVVVLQSLAAVPLIYHSLVKGWSLAKLKRYHAASGLVTYLLGSLSLLFGLSSTWFTASVSGYAWYLSALCPALAALVMMNQVTSAYVAKKRLQS from the exons ATGGTTCATAACAAGGAGGCTGAATCCGAGCCATGGATGTACAGTTACACCAGAACTGCCTTCGCAGCGCTGACGCACTTCCTCTGCGTGGGCTTCACTGTCTTCATCGCAGTTCTGGCTCGACCCGGTTCCA gtttgttttcctgGCATCCTTTCTTTATGACTCTATCG TTCTCCTTCTTCATGACCGAAGCCATACTGCTCTTCTCCCCCCAAGGCTCTCCCATCAAAAGGTTTCCACACAAGACCAAAGGTCGCGTTCACTGGATGCTACAGTCCGCCTGTGTATGTTGTGCCGTCCTGGGTGTAGCAGCCATCGCCTACAACAAATACCTGAATGATAAACCCCACTTTACCTCATGGCACGGCCTGCTGGGCCTGCTCACCGTGCTTGTGGTGGTTTTGCAGTCCTTGGCAGCCGTGCCGCTCATTTACCATTCTTTGGTTAAAGGCTGGTCCCTGGCGAAGCTCAAACGCTACCACGCAGCATCAGGACTCGTCACTTACCTGCTCGGCAGCCTTAGCCTGCTGTTCGGCCTCAGCTCTACCTGGTTCACCGCTTCTGTCAGTGGGTACGCCTGGTACCTGTCAGCACTCTGCCCCGCCCTGGCTGCTCTCGTCATGATGAACCAAGTCACCAGCGCGTACGTGGCTAAGAAACGGTTGCAGTCCTGA